A stretch of Zootoca vivipara chromosome 13, rZooViv1.1, whole genome shotgun sequence DNA encodes these proteins:
- the LOC118095474 gene encoding vomeronasal type-2 receptor 26-like, whose amino-acid sequence MHKSGRRHQLFQGEEDSDPGDCWWDDDEWVVPKGYQHILALAFAVKEINENPHILPNYTLGFHIYDSYVNAKKTCHATMLLLSTLEKFVPNYICDIQNNLAAVIGGLDTEISLHVSTILHLYKIPQLTYGPAPMVNDKIPGFSFYQMAPQERHQFAGILSLLLHFRWTWIGVLVMDNDNGERFVHTVLPMFTESGICFAFLEKIPKISFATATYDMVQVGAKLHDEIMSSKANVVLVYGESFAMVFLRWLPYLKNIVPLTMNIKGKVWITTAQVLFTSYTFQRNWDLDMFHGTISFAIHLKELEGFHQYVKSRNPSITDGDGFVRDFWQQAFGCEFPNSMVGKVQWDICTGEEKLENLPADFFEMSMTGPSYSIYNAVYAVAHALHVLTSSNLRGMAHKRRQKDWNQQFWKLHHFLRSIAFNNTAGDEVSFNQDREVLSGLDIINWIFSSNQSFHRVRVGRMDPKASPDRAFTLHEDAITWHSWFNQTQPHSVCTVRCQLGSSKKVKEGEPFCCYDCIPCPDGKISNMEDMNDCYKCSDENYPSKRQDTCIPKDITFLSYEEPLGISLAFIAVSLASIAALVLGIFLRNHNTPIVKANNRNVTYTLLSSLQLCFLCALLFIGQPENVTCLLRQTAFSIIFSVAVSCVLAKTITVVLAFMATNPGSRMRKWVGKRLAYSIVLSCSLIQTCICIVWLATSPPFPDIDMHSMGEEIILECNEGSVTMFYCVLIYLGCLAIVSLTVAFLARKLPDSFNEAKFITFSMLVFCSVWFSFVPSYLSTKGKYMVAVEIFSVLASSAGLFGCIFSPKCHILLLQPQLNSREQLIRRKG is encoded by the exons GGTGGTGCCTAAGGgttaccagcacatcctggccttagCATTTGCAGTAAAGGAGATCAACGAAAACCCTCACATCTTACCCAACTACACCTTgggcttccacatctatgacagctatgtCAATGCAAAGAAGACCTGTCATGCCACAATGCTACTTTTATCCACACTGGAGAAATTTGTTCCCAACTATATATGTGATATTCAGAATAACCTGGCAGCTGTCATTGGGGGACTTGACACCGAAATCTCCCTTCATGTGTCCACTATCTTGCATCTctataagattccacag CTCACATATGGCCCCGCTCCAATGGTGAATGATAAAATCCCAGGGTTTTCCTTCTACCAGATGGCCCCCCAGGAACGCCACCAATTTGCAGGGATTCtctctttgcttctgcatttcagatGGACATGGATTGGGGTCCTTGTGATGGATaatgacaatggagaaagatttgtgcaCACTGTGCTCCCAATGTTTACAGAGAGTGGGATCTGCTTTGCCTTTCTAGAAAAAATTCCAAAAATTAGTTTTGCCACTGCAACTTATGACATGGTTCAAGTAGGGGCAAAATTGCATGATGAAATAATGAGCAGCAAAGCTAACGTAGTGCTGGTCTATGGAGAATCTTTTGCAATGGTATTTTTAAGATGGCTTCCCTATCTAAAAAACATAGTTCCTCTGACAATGAATATAAAAGGTAAAGTGTGGATCACAACAGCCCAAGTGTTATTCACTTCATATACCTTTCAAAGGAATTGGGATTTAGATATGTTCCATGGCACTATATCTTTTGCAATTCATTTGAAAGAATTAGAAGGTTTTCATCAATATGTTAAGAGCAGAAACCCATCCATTACAGATGGAGATGGTTTTGTCAGGGACTTCTGGCAACAGGCCTTTGGCTGTGAATTCCCAAATTCCATGGTTGGCAAGGTGCAGTGGGATATTTGCACGGGGGAAGAGAAACTGGAGAACCTTCCTGCGGATttctttgaaatgagcatgacaggCCCCAGCTatagcatctacaatgctgtttATGCCGTGGCCCATGCTTTGCATGTGTTGACCTCATCTAACCTCAGAGGAATGGCTCACAAAAGGAGACAGAAGGATTGGAACCAACAGTTTTGGAAG CTCCACCACTTTTTGAGAAGTATCGCATTTAACAACACTGCGGGAGATGAGGTCTCCTTCAACCAGGATAGGGAGGTACTAAGTGGCTTGGACATTATCAACTGGATTTTTTCCTCCAACCAATCCTTTCATAGAGTGAGAGTTGGAAGGATGGACCCAAAGGCTTCTCCAGATCGTGCATTTACCCTTCATGAAGATGCCATAACATGGCACAGCTGGTTTAACCAA ACTCAGCCACATTCTGTATGTACTGTGAGATGCCAGCTTGGATCtagcaagaaagtgaaggaaggGGAACCATTTTGTTGCTACGATTGCATCCCATGCCCAGACGGGAAGATTTCAAACATGGAAG ATATGAATGACTGTTATAAATGCTCAGATGAAAACTATCCTAGCAAGAGGCAAGATACATGCATTCCGAAGGATATAACCTTCTTGTCTTATGAAGAGCCTTTGGGCATTAGTTTGGCATTCATTGCTGTTTCCTTGGCTTCAATTGCAGCACTGGTGCTGGGAATATTTCTGAGGAACCAcaacactcccattgtcaaagccaacaaccgcaacgtcacctacactctcctcagCTCCCTACAGCTCTGTTTTCTTTGTGCTTTATTATTCATTGGCCAACCAGAGAATGTAACATGTCTCCTCCGACAAACTGCTTTCAGCATTATCTTCTctgtggctgtttcttgtgtgctaGCAAAGACTATCACGgtggttctggctttcatggctACCAATCCAGGGTCCaggatgaggaagtgggtggggaaaagactggccTATTCCATTGTTCTTTCCTGTTCCCTTATTCAAACATGCATTTGTATtgtgtggctggcaacctctcccccattcccagatatTGACATGCACTCAATGGGTGAAGAAATTATACTAGAATGTAATGAGGGGTCTGTGactatgttttactgtgtcctcaTCTACTTGGGCTGCCTGGCAATTGTAAGTTTGACTGTGGCTTTCCTTGCCAGGAAGTTgccagacagtttcaatgaagccaagttcatcactttcagcatgttggtcttttgtagtgtttggttttcttttgttCCTAGTTACTTGAGCACTAAAGGGAAATATATGGTAGCCGTGGAGATCTTCTCTGTCTTAGCTTCCAGTGCTGGCTTGTTtggttgcatcttttccccaaagTGTCATATTCTTTTGTTGCAGCCTCAGCTGAACAGCAGGGAACAACTAATCAGAAGAAAAGGATGA